The genomic region ATGCCCAATTACACAGCACATCCTAGTTTATTTGTTAGCATCTGAAGTTAACTCCTGAGGACTGCATATGTTTTCTCTGCAAATGAAGGATTGCATGCTGCACTGTCTGTGCAAATGAGGAACTGTATTCTTCTTGGCAACTGATAAGTCTTATCTTCTGAATTCAATTTGGTCTTGTATGGTTAATAGTGAGTCTATACACTGTATGCACTGATCCTCTACTGTCTTTGGCATGTGTCACTTCAGCAGACAGAGCAGCCTCCATTAGGCATAATTATCCCTAATTATTAACTGGAGTTAGACTGAGAACTGTGACTGTGAGCATGATATCTGTTGGTCTTAAGTGGCTCACTCAACAGCAGATAACAAACAATCTCTGCCTGCTTTTCTGCAGCAAGGTCTGGCCATGTTTAATTAAATAGGGAGACTCAGACATTAGATTAATAACAGCAATACTTATAGTAAGACTAGACTACTTTTTGCCagtgtaaaatatttaaatctcTATTGTGACCACAGAAAAAACTTTATTCTGTTTTAGTGCAGCACACTCTTAGACTGAAGTTTGTATTAGAAATGTGAGTTGACTTTGACTCAAAAGGATCTGCTACTTTGAAGATAAGCGCTGTAGTTCTGCCATAAACAATGATTGTGCTCTTTCTTTCCTGTGGTGTGATTTATTTTCGGTATTATGCGGTAAGGATTTGGGCTGGTTTCCTGACAAGCCAGCATTGCATGCATCCACAAACTGTGTAGTATATTAGATACTTGAAGTCCCATATGAGAGGCCAATGTGAAACCTCTGTGTCATGTCATGTCAagcttgtatttttactttcctAATAGTACAATCAACtcacaaatgaaaaattatataaattCTAGGTTACTGAATAACCAACACAGCAAAAGCCAtttgacacacacaaacatatgctTCCTTTGATAGTGCTTTTGAAGGAGCAGAAATTGTTCCCTATTGGAACTCAGGACAATATCTCAAATAAAATACCAAGTTACTATTAGCAAAGTGGCTTTTAGCTTAGAAAGATTTTCAATATACTGTAAATGACACCCACAAAAAAATTGTCAACCCTGTGACTTAAAACATGCTGTGTAATATTTAAGCAATGTAAtcatacaatacaataataattgtatttctAACGTTTATATTACACagtaaaacatgaattaaatcaattataaattttaaaataaatgttagtcCTGAAAGTTCTTAATGGTACTTCCTCATAATTATTTGGGCAAAATATGAGTTTGCCCGATTTGCTGCTGCAGTAGGGTAAGGAGCCCTTTTGAGTGTCCAGGCCAGGATACAGCTGCGTATGACTAATTTCTAACTCCCCTTCTAGATCTATACAAGTCTTTTTGCAAGTTACACACAGCACTGGGCATCTGTTTCCTGTTTTCATTCTTTGAGCCATCTTATTTTCCTTATTTCCCCCTCACCTGTTACAGTGCATGTCCCTTGCACCATTCATTAATGACAGCGATGGATTAGCTGTGTTAATCGGTGCAGTGCACTATCAAAGCATTATCAAAGATTATCAAAAATTaagtaatacattttaacattttaacacaacttttcaagtttttcatgtttatgtcTATAGTCTATAATAACTTTATTCTTGAGTTTAGAGTAAGGttgctttcaaatgtattttccaTTAAGTCATGTATACTAATGCTTTTAATTCAACAATGCACATgtattaatttactttttttatttacaaactaCGAATTGTAATATTTGAGCAGTTTCTCATCAGTAGGCTTCAAAATCTTTTTCTCATGCATATTAACCAACCATCCCGGAGCAAGACCAAAAAAGATTTGTCTGACATCTTTCCTCATAGAAAGCATGTGGTAGAGTTCGTCTTTTGAAATGTTGGGTAAGGCATAGCCATACTTGAGGGCCAAGGCTATTCGAGCCTGCTGGATTTTGTCCAGATCTGCCAAGTAACCTCTGTTTTCAGCATCTGAATAATAGGGCACCATGTCCTCTCCTGGTAGCATTCTGCGTGGTATAGGCTGTCCTCTCAAGAAGAATGGGACAGGCTTGATGAGAAtccctaaaatataaaaacaataaatttgttttaaatgtaatgtttttcttgttgttcAAATTGGTTATAAGTGAATGTATAATTGCAAAAATTTCAATTACCGAGGCTTATAGGATCATAATAACTGGTGGTTATGACTCCTCCATTCCGCTCAATAGCAGCAATGGCCCCTTCAGAAGCCCTTTGAACTTCTATGTTGATTTTTGCAGCAAAAATGTCAGAACCCTGGAAAAGCACAAATACAGGGATAATGTTGTAGCTAAATTTGCATATCAATCTTATAGCTCTATAGTGCCATCTGCTGTTATAGTATAATAAATGTAATGCAATGCAATATTGTGGAATTAATGCTTTATGCCAGTTAATATATTAATATTCATCAAAAGGTAGTGGAGTGAAAATGTAGTGGAAAGTTCTGTATTGTACTCTTTATTGGTGCGTTTAATAAGCCTATGGCAAAATAGACCCGTATAATAGGCTCATCTAGTTTTGTTCATACTTCGTCTACAAGCTGGACCCCGTAGTCTCTCTTGAGGGGCTGCACGGTGACCCCTCTGGCATTCACGAGCTGGGTCAGGTCTATGGGTTGAGTTGTGTCGAGCCGGCCCAAATCAATGAGATACTGCAGACGTTTGAGCGTCAGGGGCTGGTACTGTGGACGTCGGCTGAAAGGGAGAAACGTGTCACTGTCAAACACTTGCTACATTATGGGATTAAACAATTAGTGCAATCAATACCATTTAACAAATCCAAAATACATTACCTGTGGCCCTCGTTGTAAGTGTATTTTGGAATGGCTAAGTAAAATGGAGTCGAACCGCCAACAAATCCCAAGCGAGGCCGGTTGCCTCTCTGCCTTTCTCCCTTGTGCCCGCGGCCGCTTCGGTTTCCCCCATGTTGTCCTCTGCCTCTCCGCTTTTCctaaacatggggaaaaaagtaatattttaaactgtatCTGCACGGATAGTATGGCAATGGCTAGGTTATCTGTATGATTCTAGTtatcactcagtcacagcaggTTAACCACACTACTAATTTCAGCCTTACCAACTGTTTTGACCCTGGTTCAGGCCGCAGGTTTGCCAATGTGATACGTGGTAAATTCTGTAAAATTTCGAATGCTTTTCCACCGGTTTTTTTAGTAACAGACATGTTTCTGTAGCTCACATGTCAAAGTTAGCCAAACCAAGGACATGCGCATCACGTGACATGCGCGAGCGGAAGTGCTTCTTTGTGAACGAGTACAGCTTTCAGTATAAAAGTAGGCTACTACTGGGGAAAAACAAggggaaaacatgaaaaacagatagGCCTAAAACATCTCGAACTAGATTATATGGAGATAATACgatgtgtatgtgtgcttgTTAGCATCCCTGTAAATACAAGAGCATTTTGACAACTGGTAGTCTAGAAGTTTGCTATGCTCATggatataaatatttaaagtgttAATGATGTTATACCTCGGATAAATCGCCTTCCATGTGAAAATATACATCAATATATTTGGATTCTTGGGGGTGATTAAGCAGCGATTAAGGGCGTTATTACTGACACTCACGAATGGCCAATCATAGCTTCGTATTTCTGTCGCGTACGCGACACGGTCCAGAtattgaccaatcagatcaaACAGAGGCGGGACCACAGCACTGTCGGCGTTAGCGCTACTGATAACTTATGTGCTTGAGCTTCTTGTTTTTTCTCgtagaaatcaaactttttttagACGAATACTGGTTAATCGGCCTTCTCACTTCGCCCTGAGACTGCATTTACTGACCGGGTCGTCTCTGTTTTTACGAAGTGCCACGCGGAGTGAGAGGACCTCCGTCACGGATAGAAAGCCAAGCCAAGGGGTATCCTTAGCTCCGCAGCTAACCATTTGAGCCGTTCCCTCCGCGCTGTATGTGCGGCAATAATATGTCAGCGCCTTTATCTGCTTCCATTGTGCCTGCCGCCCGAAAAGCCACTGCAGCGGTGAGTCCCAGGTTACAGCAGCATCGTGTAAACACGACCGTGTCTGATAAAgcacctgctgctgtcaaaagATCTCTTCTGCCCTTAGCTTTCACTAAGCAAATGCTTAAAGTCTGTTTTGATTTGCACAGGTGATATTCCTGCATGGCCTTGGTGATACCGGGTATGTAAAACAGTTTTATGTTAAATAAATCTATAtctttactttactactacaTTGTTCTATCTGACAGGCATGGCTGGGCCGATGCTTTCCAAAGCTTGAGTATACCACATGTGAAATGCATCTGTCCACATGCGTAAGTATTCAAAGTAGGTGAGAGCAGTTTAGTAGACACAAGACAATTAAAGTTTGTGCTAAACTAGAAGGGATGATCACACTGTGACTGCATCAGCTAAGCTGCACTACTGTCcttgtgtttttcagtccttCGATGCCCGTGACCCTGAATATGAGAATGGTGATGCCATCTTGGTCAGtatacagcacatttttataaataatgCTCCAACAAAACTCTAATCCTGGTTTGATTTCCTGCCCTCTAGGTTTGATATTTATGGATTAAATTTCAATACAAGCGAAGATGAGGTTGGGATTAAAAGAGCTTCAGAGAACAGTATGTTTGTGAAGTATTAAGTGTCAATTCATTTGCAATATCTGTGTGTAATTAATCTGTTTTGCATGCCACAGTTAAGGCTTTAATAGATCAAGAAGTAAAAAATGGGATACCGTCTCATAGGATTCTCCTTGGTGGATTTTCACAGGTAATAATTCTATTTTTCTTGAATTTAAGAACATACAATAACACTTATTCTGcttgaatacattttgtttgtttttatagggTGGTGCACTGTCTCTTTACACGGCTCTGACTACTAACCACAAACTTGCTGGAGTACTGGCTCTGAGCTGCTGGTTGCCTCTCCATGACTCTTTCCCTCAggtacacatgcacacacacacacacaccaatatacatatacagtatatagtatacatttatacagaacTTAAATATATCATGGtgctcatatatatatatatatatatattatatatatatatatatatatatatatatatatataaatacattttttttttacccactgCTTTAATTTTCTTCCTGTGTCATCTATTAGTCATAATCCAACTGTGCAAATAATCTGAAATAATCTCTTGTATTATTGTCAGGCCTCTGCCAATAGTGTGAACAAGGACATGCACGTGCTGCAGTGCCATGGCAATGCTGACCCTGTTGTTAATTATGCTTTCGGCAAAATGACAGCAGAGAAGATGCAAACCCTTATCAACCCAGCCAACTACACTTTTAAAACCTATCCGGATCTTTCTCACTGCTCCTGTCCTAAAGTGAGTGCTGGGTTGACTCTAGTAATCTTGTTTCATGTAACATTGTGTGTTAGTCCTGTACGGTCTTGGAAGAAATTCTTAGACCAATGTTCCAAAAGTATTGCGATTGTTCTTAAATTTTGCAAAGCAGTTGCAAAATTTAAGAACTATATTTGTAGAATTAGAACAATTAGATTTGGTATGTTTTCAAATCCGGTCTTATTTTACagcacacattttaaactcattcATCTGAAACGTATGAGGTATAAGCATATAGGAATCTGAGCATTTACACCTGTTTTTGAAGAAGTAATGGAGAAGATGATATAAGATAATGTAGTGCATTTTATGGTTATAACAAAAGAGCATGCCCTTTTCTTATATTTCTAAAAGTATAGTTTGGCTGTTCAAAAATTACTAATGAAAATCCCATCGAAGggacagcagagggcagcaaaGCAGATGTCGacactaaagaatagactcaatactctaTCTATGCCAATAACACAATTAAAATTACAAACAATCtttttttacacaatagaatgtgattttcaacattaaattggagtaccttcttttatatttccatgctTTCTTatatctgtaatccctcagttgtccaggtatgtttcatgggtgtatattagtctgtgtagTCTTATTactgctcaagatcattctaaagttattcaggaaaggttaatttctgtcctgtgaatgtgacttttttaaagtATTGAAACCTGATCAagttagtatctagtttcaatactagttttattattgatttagtatctgattttcaatacttttgacaacaatAGTTCCTCTACACAGTGCCAGCAAGTTAAATTAAAGactattaaacaaaaatatgttttgttatttttacaggAAATGTCGGACATAAAGCATTTCATAGAGAAGACCCTTCCTCCCATCGGTAATGAATGAAGAGGGCCGTGTGCGCACACACACTTAGTACCATCAGCACCCTCAACTGAGAACCTGtggacccaagaactcactgaaCAAGTGGACAGTGAAACCGCGCTTCTGCTAATCAAACCGGAATAAATACAAGACTACGATTACTCCTCCAGAAAGACAAGACTGTGGGTGACGCCGTAACCCGAAGCCACACACGATCTCAGACTCTGCTTGTCGATTGTATCCGCCATCAGAAGCCATTATCTGCAGGACAAATGTAGGGCTTTGCAATTTGGGTAAACAATTATCAATAAAAGGTTATTATTGATTTTGTTAATGCAGTGTGTGTAGTTCAACTATTGTAATGATTGAAATATCTCTAAACTTGGAGctgatttcttgttttttgagAATTTATTAGGTGAGAAAAGTAATTGAAAAGAACTGTTTTGCGATTATTTGCTTGGGGTGATCAGTATATGAAGTGGATGTACTATTTTTGCGTAATCTTTAGAATATGTAGGCATAATGCCTTGAATGCAACCTAATATGCAAGTTGTAAACATATCACATGAAACAAGGATACAATTGtgctttatttcatttgtaataattaaaataactaGTCGACATAACtccctttttaaatacataaatatatcagTGGTCATTATTTCCCCCCGTCTTctgttaaataaatagaatCACTAATATCACAGTAATGAAGTACACAGGTAAGACCTACTACAAATCGGGGGATCA from Periophthalmus magnuspinnatus isolate fPerMag1 chromosome 20, fPerMag1.2.pri, whole genome shotgun sequence harbors:
- the mrpl15 gene encoding 39S ribosomal protein L15, mitochondrial, with product MSVTKKTGGKAFEILQNLPRITLANLRPEPGSKQLEKRRGRGQHGGNRSGRGHKGERQRGNRPRLGFVGGSTPFYLAIPKYTYNEGHSRRPQYQPLTLKRLQYLIDLGRLDTTQPIDLTQLVNARGVTVQPLKRDYGVQLVDEGSDIFAAKINIEVQRASEGAIAAIERNGGVITTSYYDPISLGILIKPVPFFLRGQPIPRRMLPGEDMVPYYSDAENRGYLADLDKIQQARIALALKYGYALPNISKDELYHMLSMRKDVRQIFFGLAPGWLVNMHEKKILKPTDEKLLKYYNS
- the lypla1 gene encoding acyl-protein thioesterase 1; this translates as MCGNNMSAPLSASIVPAARKATAAVIFLHGLGDTGHGWADAFQSLSIPHVKCICPHAPSMPVTLNMRMVMPSWFDIYGLNFNTSEDEVGIKRASENIKALIDQEVKNGIPSHRILLGGFSQGGALSLYTALTTNHKLAGVLALSCWLPLHDSFPQASANSVNKDMHVLQCHGNADPVVNYAFGKMTAEKMQTLINPANYTFKTYPDLSHCSCPKEMSDIKHFIEKTLPPIGNE